From the genome of Vigna angularis cultivar LongXiaoDou No.4 chromosome 11, ASM1680809v1, whole genome shotgun sequence, one region includes:
- the LOC108333428 gene encoding uncharacterized protein LOC108333428 has product MEDDATMPQEDQRNSEGIGMGSLGRSSKKSKQKKVPQRGLGVAQLEKIRLEEQQKRDAPPISPSQTALPSTKPSYLPLPLKNFHDSNQSPSTSLLTCEPTSEFRSRLSLQQQQQQQQQQQPPINDKVPSNVPLTNSGGFGTGWPVVPGHENVPKWWSSYQYDSEKNKFGVDDSGLPILLSLPFESNSIWPMPNLAQRTPQYQHQSSSSVVNVSSGTSSTPMPHFSIEPPSNQSNNNDSSVPVRPTDKTVGTKRPYPFSLNFPHAPAFNYNMPPFAETRTNVKTSCGNGSEFNFEAGNSTSREVTLASASNSKPNSKKRSEENESFNGDFLTLAPPSPTSYQPPKSTPSSTLVAFQNQGNVEEQIPAPPVYRLFNQQKQPLYGFFHPEPKEEQIGHTAARIQNGHEVGENVDLNLKL; this is encoded by the exons ATGGAAGATGATGCAACAATGCCTCAGGAAGATCAGAGAAACAGTGAAGGTATAGGCATGGGGAGCCTTGGTAGATCTTCTAAGAAGTCAAAGCAGAAAAAGGTGCCACAAAGGGGACTTGGTGTGGCACAACTTGAAAAGATAAGACTAGAAGAACAACAAAAGAGAGATGCACCTCCTATTTCACCATCTCAAACTGCTTTACCATCAACCAAACCATCATATCTGCCTCTCCCACTTAAGAATTTTCATGACTCCAACCAATCACCTTCCACATCTCTTTTAACTTGTGAGCCAACATCAGAATTTAGGTCCCGTTTGTCATTgcaacagcagcagcagcagcagcagcagcaacaaccACCCATTAATGATAAAGTTCCTAGCAATGTTCCATTGACAAACAGTGGTGGCTTTGGAACTGGTTGGCCCGTTGTTCCTGGACACGAGAATGTTCCCAAGTGGTGGAGTTCCTATCAATATGATTCTGAGAAGAACAAATTTGGAGTGGATGACTCAGGATTGCCAATTCTGCTAAGTTTGCCTTTTGAATCCAACTCCATTTGGCCTATGCCCAATTTGGCACAGAGAACACCACAATATCAACACCAATCTTCTTCATCAGTG GTGAATGTCTCATCAGGAACTTCATCAACACCCATGCCTCATTTCTCAATAGAGCCCCCTTCAAACCAAAGCAATAATAATGACAGTAGTGTGCCTGTGAGACCAACTGATAAG ACAGTTGGAACAAAAAGGCCATACCCTTTCTCCTTGAATTTTCCCCATGCCCCTGCTTTCAATTATAATATGCCACCCTTTGCCGAAACAAGAACAAATGTAAAAACTTCGTGTGGAAACGGTAGCGAATTTAACTTTGAGGCTGGCAATTCAACTTCCAG AGAAGTCACACTCGCTTCAGCATCCAACTCTAAGCCAAACTCAAAGAAAAGAAGTGAAGAGAATGAGAGTTTCAATGGAGACTTTCTCACATTGGCTCCTCCATCTCCTACTTCTTATCAACCTCCAAAGTCCACGCCATCTTCAACTCTCGTAGCATTTCAAAACCAG GGAAATGTAGAAGAACAAATCCCTGCTCCGCCAGTGTACAGGCTGTTCAATCAACAAAAGCAACCACTGTATGGCTTCTTCCATCCAGAACCAAAGGAGGAACAAATTGGACATACAGCAGCCAGGATTCAG